ATGACCTTCCCATGCTTCTTGAAGAGCACCCCTTTCATAGGGCACGGAAGAGATATAAAACGGCCATGAGCACGAAAAGACCCGTCAACGCCTTGGGAATGTATGCCTCGTACTCTCTCAACCGCTCCTCCAACAGGTGGTAACCCTGAATAGCCAGGAGCGTTACTCCGATGATGGCAATACTCACGGCTAGGGCGTAGGTCAGCATGAGAGCAACACAATGGATTCCCCCCAGGCAGAGGGCAAGGAGAGCAAACTCTTCCTCGTGGATGAATCCCAGGATGAAAGCAAATACCGCCATGTCCCAGAGGGATTGCGGGGTCTTCCGATGATGGACATGGGCGTGCTCATGCCCGTGACTATGCGAGTGACCGTGATGGTCATGGTGATTCCCGTGCGTATGCTTGTGAGGTTCGGTATAGGCCCGGTAGGCCATGTAGAGAAGCAAGGCGACCACGCTGTACCGAACAATGGGCAGGGATGAGAGGTCCACCACCCGGTTAACAAGAAGGAAAACCAACACCACCGCGAGGGAAGAAATGAGATGAAAAGAGGCAAGGATGCTCGAAGTAAGAAGCCCAAACCACGCTCGCCGTTCCCGTTGAAGGGAGTAGACCACAGCCACCGGCCACCCGTGGCTCGGTTCTACACCGTGTAACAGTCCGATCAGGATGGCACTTAGGTACACCGACATACGTCCTGCCTTTGCTTTCTCCTCATATCTTAGCTCCCCCGCTTCCCTTCCATCTCCCGACAGGAAATAAAAACGCCCTTCCTGCTCGTACCGTGCCCGAGAAGGCGTCTGAATGGTTGGTGCGCCGTCGACTGTGCCGGAAGTGGGCTATGGACTCTGGCTACCCCGGGTCCATGTCTGCCTCTCCTGGGGGGGGGCAAGTATCCCCGACACGGGCAGGGGGTGTCAAGGGCCCTGGTTTCAGTGCTCGCTAGTGCACCTAGAGACTTTGTCAGCCTTCAACTCGTGCTCGAGTGGGGATTATGCCGGTCGCAACTTGGTAGCAGGGTCGTGAAAGGACTTGATTTATTGGGACTGGGCGGCGGGCATCTGATTAGCAATTAGCAGGTCAGCGGGTCGAATCCTCTTGGGCGCACCACGTGACCCAGTTCAACTGCCAGGGCGGTGGAACCGGCGAAGGGGACATACTCATTGCCGTGAATGCCGAAGGGAACAGCCGCGAAACGCCGGAGTAAAATTACCCCTTCCCTGAACCCGTTTTGGAGGCTCTCAGTTTCCGCCTGACCAATGAGCTTCAAGCGCCGGGCGTTTCATTCCTGCCCTACGCAAACCGTGTCCAACACGCCTGGCGCCTTACCTGAACGCCAAGAGTCTATCCCATTCGCTCGGCGGCACCGTCGCCACGTGGGAACACGTGCCATCGCCGTACGGCTTGAAAATCAGCGCGACGCCTTCAGGCTTGGGGTTGATACCCACCGCGTCCATGAGAGTGGTACCGTGGGAAACCAGAACCGTATTGTAGCCCCCTGGGGGTGGCGTGCTGAGCATCTCGCGCAGCGCATCCCTCACGCGTTGGAATTCTTCTACCCCCTCCATTGCGGGAAAGCGCAGGTCATGAGATGTCTCAAAATCACCAAAGGCAAGGCGCGCGGTATCGACGCAGCGGCACCAGGGGCTTGTTAGCACTTTTGCCACCGGTATTCCGAGAGCGGCAAAGCTGGCACCGATCCTGCGCGCCTGCTGACGGCTTTCTTCGGACAGATTCCGTTGGGTGGCGCAATCCTCTAGGACAAGCTTGTCCCACTTCTCAACCACCCGGTCGGTTTTCGCATGGCGGAAGTATATGACGTACCCTCCCTCCTTCAGGGCTTGAACCAGCTCCTTGCCTTCCAGCAGTGATGTTGAAGGGCGTAGTACATCGAGACCTTGTGCCTGCATGCCGTATAACGGGAGCAGGACAAAGGTTAACAGCAGTACCTTGGCCCACCGACTTTTCCAGACTGCTTTGTTGGTCCACA
This DNA window, taken from Candidatus Methylomirabilota bacterium, encodes the following:
- a CDS encoding histidine phosphatase family protein, which encodes MTEKANCPSEKNVLYTVELKHHGASGEGASNMWTNKAVWKSRWAKVLLLTFVLLPLYGMQAQGLDVLRPSTSLLEGKELVQALKEGGYVIYFRHAKTDRVVEKWDKLVLEDCATQRNLSEESRQQARRIGASFAALGIPVAKVLTSPWCRCVDTARLAFGDFETSHDLRFPAMEGVEEFQRVRDALREMLSTPPPGGYNTVLVSHGTTLMDAVGINPKPEGVALIFKPYGDGTCSHVATVPPSEWDRLLAFR